A window of the Parabacteroides merdae ATCC 43184 genome harbors these coding sequences:
- the ribF gene encoding riboflavin biosynthesis protein RibF, whose translation MIVVRDTETLKGKRQVATIGFFDGVHLGHRFLIHELKQVAEAAGLPSAVITFPEHPRAVLHADYQPKLLNSFEEKLKHLASTGIDYCIVLDFTLELSRLTAKEFITTVLADRLHVDTLLIGYDHRFGHNREDGFEQYVTYGETCGIRVIKASQYSEGEAAVSSSEIRKLLAECRVEEAAHLLTYPYGLRGSIVSGYKVGRKLGFPTANIQVDEPFKIIPGIGVYAVRVYLNGQRYKGMLYIGNRPTLDNGDNITLEVNILNFSGDIYNNEITVTFIQHVRGDIKFDTLDQLIDQLKKDRETVDRILTE comes from the coding sequence ATGATAGTTGTAAGAGACACGGAGACATTGAAAGGGAAAAGGCAGGTAGCCACTATCGGCTTTTTCGATGGAGTTCATCTGGGACATCGTTTTCTGATTCACGAACTGAAGCAGGTGGCCGAAGCCGCTGGATTGCCTTCCGCCGTCATCACGTTTCCCGAACATCCCCGTGCTGTCCTGCATGCCGACTATCAGCCGAAGTTGCTCAATTCGTTCGAAGAGAAATTGAAACATTTGGCTTCCACCGGGATCGACTATTGTATCGTGCTGGACTTCACCCTCGAACTATCCCGCCTGACGGCAAAAGAGTTTATCACTACCGTATTGGCAGACCGGTTGCATGTGGACACGTTGCTGATCGGCTACGACCACCGTTTCGGGCATAACCGCGAGGATGGCTTCGAGCAGTATGTAACCTATGGCGAAACTTGCGGCATCCGGGTTATCAAGGCTTCGCAATACAGCGAAGGAGAGGCGGCCGTCAGTTCTTCCGAAATACGGAAACTCCTTGCGGAATGCCGGGTGGAGGAGGCGGCTCATCTGCTGACTTATCCTTACGGGCTGAGGGGAAGTATCGTCAGCGGTTATAAGGTCGGCCGGAAATTAGGTTTCCCGACCGCCAATATCCAAGTGGACGAGCCTTTCAAGATCATTCCGGGCATCGGCGTATATGCCGTTCGGGTATATCTGAACGGACAGCGTTACAAGGGAATGCTGTACATCGGTAACCGCCCGACCCTGGACAACGGGGACAACATCACGCTGGAAGTAAACATCCTCAACTTCTCAGGCGACATCTACAATAACGAAATAACAGTCACGTTCATACAACACGTACGAGGCGACATCAAATTCGACACCCTCGACCAGCTGATCGACCAACTGAAAAAAGACAGGGAGACGGTGGATAGAATATTAACGGAATAA